TAATCTGTCGAGAGATTTGATAACGCATTTCAGTATATATCCCTTGTTCGGCTTTTGGTGTTGGAAAATATTGTAAATCGGAAAATGTTGGGTCAATCAAACGATAGGGCTTTTCTAATGGCGTGTCTTCAAATCGGAGTTGTTCACAAAAACCCCGATTATACGGATTATCATAATTTACATCATAATGTCTTGCCAGGGCTACAAGATAAAGATATTCATATTGCACTCGACTCATTGCTAATATTGCTTTTCCAGCATTTTTCAACCAAGCATATTCACCTTCAAAAGAAACATTCTCAATTGCACTTCGAAAGTCCAGTGAATAGAAGTTTCTTTGTTTGCCATAATAGAGTTGCGTGTAATTGGCGTCATCAAAAAATGTTGCATCACCGGGCAAGTCAATCCATTTAACATCCGGGGCAAATGACTTATTATATCTGCACACAAGAGAATTAAAACCAATCACAGTGCCTTCAGGAATAAAACTGATTTGCGATAAATCAATTCTGGCACTTCCACCAATATTTGTTTCCAGAAAATTCTTATAATTCGTTGGTAACCGAGGCTCGTTAACAATATAATAATTAATTGTGCCATCGGGATTTTCAATACCATCTCGTAAAGTACGGGAATAGAAAAGTAGACCTTTTAAATTACCTTCTTCAATCTCCGCACCCGCACCACGAAAACTAAATACAGAATTTGAGGTCAAATCACCAAAAACTCCTCGAGTGCGCGCATAGGTTCGAGCAATGAGTTCTGCAGAATTATCTAATAAAAGACCTTGACCAATAGTTACGCGATAATCTCCGAGAAATATTTTCTTAAAGGGCAAAAAATCATACGTGCCCACAAACCCTTTAACCTCATCGCTCAATCTTGTGGGATTAAACGATTTCTCCCATCTCAGACCGCCAACAAAATTCTGACCAATGCGAGTTCGCAGGCGCTGTGTTAATGATGTGCGCCTCTGAAGACTCAATAGATATTCTCGCTCTTTTTCCATTCTTGAGTAATACTTTTCAATATCTGAGTCCGTGATTCCTTTTTCATAAAATTTACTTGGCTCTTGAAATTCATTAAAACCTTGACTTATTGATGCAATCTTTTCCTCAACATTTGTCTCATACTCATATCCATAATTAAGAAATAATCGATAATTACCTTGAAATTTAATCGGTTTGGGGTCAGTAAAAGCAACATAATTACGCATATTACGATAACCATAATTAGACAAACCCGCAACATCATTGCGTAAATCCCTTTGACTTTTTATTTCTCGTCCTAATTTTAAGTGTTTAACAACCGCAAT
This DNA window, taken from candidate division WOR-3 bacterium, encodes the following:
- a CDS encoding helix-hairpin-helix domain-containing protein, with translation MIKYKKCAKRITGRFFRLLFLLFCFCSVSITYPAFTQQKQLDINKASLNEIKQLPISELAAEKIYEYILYYGGLKSIYDLRKIKEISPEKFEELKPLIYISKPKERGEEYLNLYRIQKSLATEEGTTKTAVEEWQDKLLSPININKAGVDDLIFFENVSLIDAIAVVKHLKLGREIKSQRDLRNDVAGLSNYGYRNMRNYVAFTDPKPIKFQGNYRLFLNYGYEYETNVEEKIASISQGFNEFQEPSKFYEKGITDSDIEKYYSRMEKEREYLLSLQRRTSLTQRLRTRIGQNFVGGLRWEKSFNPTRLSDEVKGFVGTYDFLPFKKIFLGDYRVTIGQGLLLDNSAELIARTYARTRGVFGDLTSNSVFSFRGAGAEIEEGNLKGLLFYSRTLRDGIENPDGTINYYIVNEPRLPTNYKNFLETNIGGSARIDLSQISFIPEGTVIGFNSLVCRYNKSFAPDVKWIDLPGDATFFDDANYTQLYYGKQRNFYSLDFRSAIENVSFEGEYAWLKNAGKAILAMSRVQYEYLYLVALARHYDVNYDNPYNRGFCEQLRFEDTPLEKPYRLIDPTFSDLQYFPTPKAEQGIYTEMRYQISRQITFTRMYFDVWRNLAYGLTNYRFQGEVEYRPVFPLRFRIKQKIQRKHLPKDVLATVSNTFETSFRVLASLEERNFLSCEVRRGLVDLTPSMEYNSEKTMWGDFLAISWEHNFSPAVNLETGIAVWSAMNLSQWIFEDVGIDFLDGRGLKYYFVVSERPTDFLMLRFKFKSKFTEFPHTALQSAKGLHFQNNTLPPVYNFVNRNDIFNVALQIDILW